The following is a genomic window from bacterium.
AAGAAATATCTCAGGCGTTAAAACCAACCATTCAATCTGCGGTCCAGGTTGAAAAATCCATGAAGGAAATGGAAAAGGTGGGATATGCGATTAATCTCCTGTCTCTCAATGCCCTCATCAAGTCAGCCCAAAACCTTGAATCAGGCCAGACCTTTGCCGTATTGGCTGAAGAAATCCACCAGCAGGCCATCCTTTCCTGTGAATTGTCGGAACAAGCCTGCCGGGAAATATCCAGCCTGATCAAAGAGAGCGAATACATGGATAAGGCATTGAATCTTTTCAGTGAACAAAAGAATGAAGCAGCCTCGATCATCCGGCTGACCATGGACAATGCTCACAGCCTGAAGTCTCTGAACCGCGAGTTGAGTGCACTTATCTCGCTCCTTGGTGAAAAGAACAGCCAGCTTGCCTCCGGGCTTGTGGCTGTAGCCCGGGATATCCGGTTTGATGAAATGTTCCGGACCACAATCATGCTGTGCACGGAGGCATTGGAAAACATCCGGAACGAAATTCAGGACTTTGTCATGGATATTCAGCAATCCGGGCGGGAAGGCCAGACTGCGGATACGGAACTGGTCGATGATCACTACACGATGGAAAAGGAAAGACAGATCCACCTGCAGGCAATCCTCGGTGCCAGTGTGGAAAAAGAGAATTCGCAGGAAACATTACAGGAAACATTATTCGAATATAATCAAGATCGAAACCAGCAGGACCACCGGCAGGCCGAAGACCAGCAGCGGGCCAATGGCCGGGATCAGAACGAGGGCCATATCCAGGCTCAAAACCGGCAGGAACAGGACCAGAACGAGATTCAAAGCCAATATCAAGCCGGGGAGCAGGCTCCAGGAAGTCAGGAGGAATCCCTGGGGGATAATGTGGAGCTGTTTTGAGGAAGAAAGGAGTCAGGAGTCAGAATTCAGAATGGAGCCTAAGAGCCTGAAGTTAAAGGGCAGGATTGCTGCTTTATTCACTTGGCTGTCGGTAGCTGACTATTGATCAGTGGCCACTGACCACTGACTACTGTTTCTCCTGACTCCTGACTTCTGACTCCTGACTCCTGACTCCTGACTCCTGGCTCCTGACTCCTGACTCCTGACTTCTGGCTCCTGACTCCTGACTCCTGACTCCTGACTCCTGACTGAAAAGAGGAGTATCCATGAATCAAGAACAAGAGCGGATCTCATTTACCAGATATATAGTCGATAACCTGACCGGTCTTTTTAGCCATGCATATTTTCAGGAAATCCTCTATCAGGAAGTAAGAAAAGCGAAAACCGGCAATTATCCTCTCTCGCTGGCTTTCTTGAACCTCAATGGCTTTTCATCTTATAACATGGCCTATGGGTATTTCCAGGGGGACTCCCTTTTAAGGATGACCGGTGAGATCATACGGCATGGCATTCGAAATACCGATATCGCCTGCCGGTACAAAGGAGACGAGTTTGCTGTCATTCTTCCGCAGATGGGCCCTCAGCAGGCACTGTCGTTGATGGATGAAATCAGGTACCGGGTGTCCCAGGGTTTAGGTCCCAAAGGAGAACAAACCATTACCCTGAGCGGAGGGATTGCCTCGTTTCCTGTCGATTGCGGTAGCGGGGATGAATTGATTATCAAGGCCCAAAAAGCTCTGTCTCAGGCAAAAATCAGGGGCAAGAATCAGTGCCATCTTTTTACGGACTCCATCAGCCTGCCGCAAGAACACCAGGCAACCATTCTTATGGTTGACGATATGAAATGTGACATCCTCTATATGGAGGAAGTTCTGGCTCCCTTGAACTATTTCTTCCTCAGAGCTTCAGATGGAATGCAGGCCCTCTCCATAGTTCAGCGTCAGAAGCCGGATTTGATCCTGATGGATGTCATGATGCCCAACATGAATGGGTATGAAGTCTGCCGCAGGTTAAAGGGAGACGAGAAGACCCGGCTTATCCCCATCATTCTGATTACCTCGCTGAACACGCTTCAGGACAAGATAACGGGAATTGAGGTCGGAGCCGACGATTACCTCCGGAAACCTTTCCAGAAAGCGGAACTGGTGGCCAGGGTTAAATCCTTATTGCGGGTAAAGTATCTCAACGATCACCTGGAAAACCAGGAAAACGTGATTTTCTCTTTAGCCAAGGCTATCGAAGCGAAAGATAAATATACGATTGGCCATAATGAGCGGGTCACTAACTACGCATTTTTGCTGGGAAAGCGGATTGCCCTGGATGACACCGGGCTCAATGCCCTGAAGGTCGGCGGTTTTCTTCATGATATCGGTAAAATCGGCGTACCGGAGTCGATATTGAATAAACCCGGCCCCCTGAACCTT
Proteins encoded in this region:
- a CDS encoding HD domain-containing phosphohydrolase, producing MNQEQERISFTRYIVDNLTGLFSHAYFQEILYQEVRKAKTGNYPLSLAFLNLNGFSSYNMAYGYFQGDSLLRMTGEIIRHGIRNTDIACRYKGDEFAVILPQMGPQQALSLMDEIRYRVSQGLGPKGEQTITLSGGIASFPVDCGSGDELIIKAQKALSQAKIRGKNQCHLFTDSISLPQEHQATILMVDDMKCDILYMEEVLAPLNYFFLRASDGMQALSIVQRQKPDLILMDVMMPNMNGYEVCRRLKGDEKTRLIPIILITSLNTLQDKITGIEVGADDYLRKPFQKAELVARVKSLLRVKYLNDHLENQENVIFSLAKAIEAKDKYTIGHNERVTNYAFLLGKRIALDDTGLNALKVGGFLHDIGKIGVPESILNKPGPLNLSERKAIEKHPEVGFTICLPLKDRLGDALSVIRYHHEKLNGSGYPSGLRGDVIPLVARIMAIADIYDALTTDRPYRKRLTREEAFDILKNEAARGLLDQELVRQFEEVIS